From the genome of Pleuronectes platessa chromosome 12, fPlePla1.1, whole genome shotgun sequence:
GTTCGTCGTTTCTTTCCCACTCACATTTTGCTCCATTGTGCCCATTTCCTGTTCTGCCTTAGAAAGCTTGAACTTGAATTCGCTAATCTGTCTGTTGGCGTCTCCTACAGAGAAAACAGAGACAAGCAGAGTTGTGTTAGAGCTGTCATTGTCAGCCGGAGAATTAGCTGCTGGATTCTAACATGAGCTCACAGACATTATCAAGAGGTTTTAcaagggggctggcaggagaatcTGCAAAGAGTGTCCGGAGCAACTGGCTCAGACATTTGGGTTCTTACATAGAGCCCCGCTGGAAAATTTCAGGAGAATATCTGGAGttatgtgcatgtttgaaagcagctcagGTTACATACAGAAAATGTTCATCAGTGTGTGGATTCATAATTATAAAACCAACTTACTCTGCATCTCAATAAAGTGCAGGTCAGTACCATTCTCCATCCTCTCCCCGTCCGTGAACGTGCTGTCCACCTTcgagtgtttctgtctctcttcctccagctgatTCTTCAGCTTCCTGATCTGAGCCAACAGTTCATCCTTCTCCTCTGCCAACTTCCGTAGCCTGACATCTATACAACAGATGGAAACTATTTAGAGCTGACGCAGTTTACTTTGAAAAGCAGAGTCAGTGTTGAACATTTGAATCCTGTTGCATATGCCTTGTTTGGACAAACAACGAATAGAATAACAAGATCACTCAAACGTCCAAGGTTTTCTTCTCATTACAAGCTTTGGTGAGTGTAAATACAGGCCTCATCAGATCTGCATACTTATCAATCACATCCTCAGACTCACCCAGCGGTCCGTCTCCTGCAGACTCCAGCACCTGGGCGGCCTCCTGGGAGACCACAGTGATCCCTGAGGACAGGGGCTCGTGGTTGACGTCTCCGTTCGGTGTGCCCTCTGGGATGATGACCAGCCCGTGTTTCTGTGGTGAGAAGGCCAATTACTGAGGAAACTCTGTTACCAGAACCTTTACAGTGATGAAGTTATAAACTGATGTCACTTCTTCCCATCATACCACCCCCCCATCACCCCTACTAAGTAACCAAACAATCCAACAGCTGGCAGTCATGAACTCATGGAGctttgataataaaaacaaaagctaaAATCTTAAACAGTAAAGGCCAGTGAGTGGTCTGTGGGTGATAACATGTATCACATATCCATATAACAAAAGATTCAGCCCCTGACTTTGCCTCATTTAAACCTGAAGGAACAAAGTGAAGCAGGATGTGTCAGGATTCGTCTGCTCCAActaacaaagacaaagacattcTGTCTCTGTTCAGACATGTTTGCAAAAATACTTCCACTTTCATCACAACCATCTTTTCCAGTTCACCATGTGAATGTTGCTTCACATTGCCTGTTTAGACCTTCGGCAGTGTAGAAGTACATTCATTGTTTTTGAATGTTTGAACTTTGAATGTTGCACAACCCCTCTGACATGTTCCTTTCTTTTACCATGTCTTTGCACAATAACAGATGCTGACTTGTGCATTTGTTAATGCGGGAAGTTCCTGTGGTGATGCCTATGAACAGTGACATTGAGAGCATACGTCTTTGAACAataaatccattcatttgtaaTATGATGTAGTGAACTGAAGTCATGGTCATCTACAGATCAATCTCGCAGCCCAGAAGCTTATTCTGATGTTGAAGTATATTTAGGTGCAGACAACATTTTGGCTAATCTTTATTGACAGTTATCTCCATATGAACCCAGATGAATCAAAAAGCAGGTAGTTGAAGCATTTCAGTCATTGTGTCCCACCTTTGTTGCTCTCAACACAGACTGTTTACCTGGAGGCAAACAAAGTTTCCTTAAATGCATCAGTCAAATCTAGAAACAAAAACCAGAAGGCTTCCAGCCCTGAAATCTCATCCCATTAACACTGCACCAAGAAAATATAGTGGGCAATAAACACAGTAACAGTTTTGATAACATTTAATGGCTTCTACCCAAAATGAAAAAGTATAAAATGTGGTTATTTGGCCGTAAACTCATTCCTCTAACCGTATGTCTTTTCTGGGACTTAGTGGACCTACCTCTCCTGCTTTGGCCTTCTCCTTGATGTCAGCGAGCTCATCTCTGAGCTCATCTCTCTCATTCCTAATGCAATCAAAGTACTCTTTCTGCCTCTCTAGGGCCTGGCCACACAATGAGAGGAgacaagagagaagagaggagaagaggcagaggagaagTTGGAAAGACTCAGACACAGACATGCAACACATGACACAGCAAAGACACGCTCCATGCACTGTGCATCTCAAGCCacgaaagaggaggaggaaaaaaacagtaCAAAACAGACGAGGTGACATGCTCATAGAAAATGATACTGGGAAAAGATATAGATACGTTTACAAGAAGGGAGattatggattttttttcctcttaacTTTATCGCgtgttctttcagtttgagagcaagATCTTGTAAtactttcactcaaaaccctgtaCTTGCACTCAAATAGCCCCTGCTTGTACTACGATTGTATAGAGTTTTTCTGCTTATGCTCAAACTTGTACTCAAATTGTTGTTTGGACAGAATTCCTCCGCACCAGTTTCCGCTCTTCTCGTGCTCATGGTGCTTCTATGCACACTGGAAACGTATGATCTTAATTTTTAGGTCTGTGAAAATGGCCCTCCACAGCCTTCTCATTATACCGGCCTTCCGTTTGTGTGCTTGAAGGGAAAACACCTTTATGGAACAGGAGTCCAGTAGATCGCTGGTCATTCTATTGCTAAAGCACAAGCAGGAACTATTTaagtgaaatcaataagtcaaATTTAAAACCATGATCTTGAATAAAGATAgcaaaaaaatacatagaagATGATGTACCTCTGATTTTGCACTTTTTGAAAAGCTACATACTAATTATGATACTTCTATCATTAGGAGCCTGACTCCATGAACTGACAAATTAACTGATCCACACGTGGAGCATGCATGTCATGCTTAGATAAGATATGTAATCCAAATACTTATGTTAACATAACAACCCTAAAGAAAAACACTTGTAGATTTAACATAGTGCCAGTGCACTTGTTCTGTTAGCTGACACTGCAGAATCCAAACTGAAAACCCAGTTAATTTGACATGCAAAACTCCAAACTGTGAATGTGGATGGGTCCAGGTGTGTGCTAATGCCTAAGGATCTCCATCATGCAGAGACAGCCCGAGAGGTTACAGAGCTGGACATGGTGTCTACAGGCTGAAAAAGTGCACTAATCTATGACTCTCGGTTCTTGTCGGAGCAGCCACATGAGGCCTCCTACCCCAATCTTTCTGTCCTTCCAGTTTATAGTTTCCTGCAGGTCAAACACCTCTCTGGTGAGGGCATCTAACTTAGTCTGCATTCGCTGGCTCTCCTGCAGCAGCGTTGAGCAGTAACGAGGTGACACAGCACAGGATAAAAACAGAACAGGAATAAATTGAATGAAAGAAGACAAAGGAGTGAAaatgcacataaatacataGAGATACAAAAATGAGAGATACAAACACGGAGAGAAGACAGTCATTTGAGGAGATAATACTGAGAGAGGAATGAAGGATAGTGTTCACAGTCACACAGGAAAAGGAAACAGCTGAATGTCACAGCATAGACTGGGAGATGACCTAGAGGCCGGCCAGTGCCAATCAACCCTTATCAAAGTTCCTGCAGAACAAAGTCTCCTCTGCAATCTGTACCAACACCTTTCAAAGTGTTGATAGAATGTATGTGGTCACACCGGCAGAAGCAGTTTGTTTCCTAATTCATAGTCAGCCTTACCTCTATAAGCTCATCTCTCTGGCGAATTCcctccttcagttcttcttgtTTATGCTGCAGGACTGTACATGTGTGCTTTTGCCTTTCTAGTTCCTGGAACCACAGACAGAACTTTTTAGCGACAGCATGGCCACATACTTTGTCAAATGACTCTTCCTTGATGGATGGACAAAGTTCACCTTTGACTTTTCTTCAagctctctcctcatctctgacGTTtgctcctccatctcttctATGACGTCCTTTAGCGTGTCTACTTGATAGATGAGGTTGTTTTTGTCGTTATCCAGCTGCGCGTTCGATACCATGGCTTTCTTAtacttctcctccacctcagcaAGTGACTCCTGATATGGGTGGAAGCCGGTTAATAAACAGAGTGCACACGTTTAAAGCACAGCTCACCTACATGCATCCGGTGGGCTTTTAGGTGCAACAAATTTAACACACCAAACATGCTACgaatacattttcttatttCCAAATGTCATTAGACATAATCCTGAACACAATTTGTGGTATTTCACCATTTTAACCGCTCACTATGGGATATCAAAGAGGCGAcgctaaacaaacaaaaacaagaatgtGTAGAATCACTTTGAGGAGTGAAACGAGGCAGAAGTGTCAAGATGGTCAAACGTAATCTAGCTAAAGTGCTTCAGATGTATTAAATTCTACCAAGAACAAGCCAGGAGTCAGGTTTGTTAGTAAACTAGTCATATACATGAGATAAAAGGTATATTGTCCTTTCTAAGAGAGTGAAAGGTGTTGAAGGTTAATTGAGACATCAAACTAAAGGGCCGACACTGAGGCTGGGTGGAAGAGGAGTTTTGTAATTGAGAGAACTGCAGTTATCTGTCAGCAGGTGGAGCATGTTGCTCTTCTTCTTACACCTCTGAGCTGTGGGAGTGTCTTCACTTCAGGCCGCAACCAGTGAGTTGGatcaaaacaggaagtgagggaaGATCATGCAACAGAAAGGCTCATTACGCAATTCACACTGGGAGCACGCAGAGACACAGTTGTGGTGTTAGAGAGCtacaggagaggggggggcacaGAAGGGGTATGAGTGGGGGGGTTAGTGAGGCCATACTGCTCCCAGCGGAGAAGAGAAGGCATGCTGCGAGCTCAAGCCCCTCTACCTTCAGCTCTTTAAGCCCTTGCATGTAACGCCCCTCTACATCCTGAATCTGGTCCTTTAGCTCATAGATATCCTGTAGGGCAGATGGAAGGAATGGATCGGGTGAGCTGGGGCATCAGAGAGGGTAGGGGAGTATCAAGGAGAGATAACAGAGCACCCGTGCTTCTGTCTCAAAGACAGTCTAGCTGGCATACACATGACCACCCAGCTACGCAGGACACATGACACATCCAGACCTCCCGTGCAAACTTGAAGAAAAACGGTTAAAGCAGACACTTAGAACAGCAGGGAGGAAGGAAATGCTGTGGAAGACTCATTCATACACAGAAAAAGGAGTTTATTTAACTGACTCAAACATAGAACATATGGGttttaaacattttgagaaCGTAATGATGACTAATGGAGATTTAAACGCAAATTTACTTAATATAATCACATTTCTATTTTACCAGACACATGTAGAAAGAGTCAACGCTGTGCGTGTGGTTCCCCTTACCCTAAGCTCACTCAGACTGGTGTCAGCATCATAGACGCTTCCGGTGTCTGTGCTGCCGCGCCGGGACGAGGTGCCACCCAGTGATGCCAACGTGGCTGCTGAGAGGCTTGGGGTGGCACAGCGTGAAGACGGCTGTGGACGCAAAACGCCACAGTCAGAAACAAAAATGCATAAGTGCAACACAACATCCAACATCTTATTCAACACCAACATCCGATCCTGCAGGGCTCTTAGTGATCCTACTCACATCTTCCTCAGGGAGGCATTGTCACAAACATGTGCTGAAGTGGGTTTTATGAACTTGACAAACGATGCGTTGCCATAGCAACACTGTAATTCAGTAGTCAGTGTAGGATTTTACTTGTTGCTTTCAAGTTACATTCGTGATGAATTCTCAATCAGTACtttctatatgtatatataaacctACTCAGGTGCTTTGTGAAGATACTGAATGAATTAAGTAAAAtacgtaataataataaactcaccCGACTGTAGTCTGTATACTGCTTGTCGCATTTTTCATCTAgctgcaacagaaaaaaaatgtattagtaTAGAACTAGTTGCACACTGTTTTAAGAACCATGCGTCCTGTGTGGTTTAGCTTTGAGCTGAGTTCTTCACCTGCAAATCAGGGAGTTAGTCCTGGAGACGGGTTAATACGAGTCAGGGGGAAGTGCTGCATGTTCACAGATCATACACACTTGTCAACCAGAGTGCAATGCTCAGGGAATCACACCAGTGTTAAAATCACACATGATAAGTCCATGCTGCTCCGTCGACTAGCCTTATATCATTCAACTCTTTTATAAGGTTATCAATGAAACATTACAGCAGGATGTAGGATGAGTTTGGAaaaccaaaatatatatttcaaatcaTGCAtcaattataaaaaattattcAAACATTGTTGTTGCACTGCATTTGCCGATCCACTGTTGCGAGCTTGGTTTAACCACTTACAGCGTCCAGATCTGGAATGCTCAAATCATCGAGGTCAGACACAATACTGCCCCTTCGGTTGGAGCGGCTGAAATAATCAGCAGCCGACTCACTAATGTCTGAGAAGTCGGACGACTGCTTACAGGACACACAGGAGGAAGATGGCAGAGACATAGATGATAGGCAGAGAAATAAATGATAACAGGGACCAAAGTGTAAAAGTCAGATAGGAaaggacagaggaaaaacatGACATACACAATGCAGCCAGAGGAGTTCATGGTCaatgcatttaaaatgtataataattaggTATGAAGGTGATGCAGTAACAGAATCGTACTACAATAACAAAACAGCTTGGGTCTAGATTATGTTCCCTACAGCTCACCACACTGTCCCTGCGGCCTCTGTTGAAGCGTTCCTGGGACACGCTGCTGACAGTGTCATCATCTGAGGAAGACTGAGAGGAAtacgcacacatacaaacacacacacgcacgcacacgatGAGGAGCCAAAGTAAAGAAGAAGATGGCTGCATGCCCGAGGCTTTTTCTGACACGCACGTCTTGTTCAAACAGCAATTCATAGATGTTCAGTAGCACTGTCTGATTAAAACAGGTTATTGGATTACTCCAAAGACTATAACCCTATAAAgtaatgcaaattcatgcaatttggATAATTTTGGGTCAACTGGAACCAAGTCAGACAACCCTGATTTAACACCTTAGCCTGCACAGCACTGCAGAAGAAATTCTCAGTTCACACGCTTCAAGGATGCTGCTCTCTTAATCAAGCTGTAGACAGTTTGGTATGAGAGGTCAGGGTGAATATGTTTATACAGACAAcaatattctgatattaacctTGTTAAAacaatagtctgaataagaaACTGTCACGTAAACAGTTTTTTCAATTACCCTTAACACAAATAAGGTCGTATTTTTGGGCAAAATTAGAAGGAAAACCTCCCAAATGGTAAAAACTGTAGAATTGTACACTAAACTATTTCAGCTCAGTTTAACATGTTCACCGGGAAAAAACATGGAACATCATAATCAAAATAGTGTTTGTTGAGAATAAGTTTAATATTCGGAATGTTGTTGTCCATGTAAATGTCTATATGAGGAGGGATGTGTGATGCAGAGAGGGGGCAAAGGggagtctgtcagtgtgtggtgTTAGCTGATATCATGCAGGATGGTGGTGGTTATAGGGTGCTCACCGCAGGGCTGCTGCGGGTGGAGCTGGCACAAGAGGAGTAACAGCTGTATTCAGAGGGCTGTGGATggaaggtggaggaagaggaggaggaggacatcaAGTCAGATGTTAGGCCAAAGGCAAAACAGTATACAGCTGAAACGCTGGTTCGACAAACATTCAGAAGACTCACAGCTCTTGAACTGTAGCCCGAGACGTAAAGACCCGTGTCGTCACAAATAGaggcctggaggaacacgtgggAGACAATGCAGGACTCAGCAAGACATGAGAAGGGGCATAAATCTTTGAGGCATTGGCTGAATAGGTTTGATAGAAAGGCTTTCTTTGCAGCATGCAATAATATGAAACACCATTTCCAATATCAGTTTGTTTCAGTGGCCCTAGCTTCACACAAGCTCCTGCCTTATCTAACTAAACTACAACTGTGTGGCCACGCCACATGCTCAGACTGTCCAGGAGCTAAATATAACGGACCAGGGCATCCTTTCACATGTGAGAGGGGAAAAGTCTGCTTCTTAGGATAACTAGAGGCATGCAAAAAGATGCTGTCCACCCCAGTGAAAAGAAACTGACCATACTATGGCTGCGAGACAGCCCTGTACCCGTGGTGGAGGACGAGGAAGTGGTGGCctgtggaagaggaggggagcggGGAGAGGTCAGTTTAAAGGACAGAGGAGTGCTGTGGCGGGAATGTGAGGTGAAGAGAGATATAAGAGCTGCAGCGGGTGGAAACAGGATGAATGTTTCGCTGACCCTGTAGCATTCAGAGTGTGGAAGTCAGGTGAGGTGACACTGtccttgttctctgtgtttttttaacactGATACTGAAGCACTTTTGTCAGCCAGCAATCATTAACATGAACTCAAATAGTCACAAAAACTGTTTTAGACTGGATAGATACAGTATCTCCTCAAagtacagttgtgttgttttacaaCAAAACTAGGCAACTCATTATATACATCAGCATGTTTCTCCCTTAATCTTTGATGGTTTTATCGCAACCAAACAATAGCCCATATTGCAGTCATATAACAACTATGTTAGCaatataaatatccaataaactGAATCGTGCAGCTAGGAGTATGCTGTTCAAACTGGAGTCCAGTTTCATTGGGTGTCCTTTGACTACCATATAAAAAGGCTGAAGGTTGGACAGGCAGCACTCAGAGGAAGACTGACCCGAGGCTGataggtggaggtggaggtagaGGGCGGAGGCTGataggaggaggtggagggcggAGCTTTGTTCTTGGTGAGGCTGGTGTAGTTCCTCTGATCATGGTACAGACCAGTCTGGAAGAGTAGTAACATTTGACCTCAAATGATCACTGACAAAATGAATTTAAGTGTCATACTAATATTTCAGATGAATTATACAAAAACTTGATAAACAATATTTATAGCtggtttcagacatgaactctggacaATGTCTGCCCAATGGGTTAagttgcctttcacatatgaagaacagaGCATGAGGTTCTCCAGTTAAACGCATAAGCGACTGAAAAATCTCTTTCAGTTGGAGGCGGGAAATATGCATAAAAAGTCCACTACGCAaatcacgtgtttttgtttacagcatatCAACACCAACATCGGTTCTTATCCCCAATTACTCTGGAATATCAATTTCTTTCCAAGTTGATATCTTGCCTTCTAGCGCCtgactcctctttttcatcctgagatgatttgtattcctttttattttgtgcCATCACATGTTGTAAATGTGATCAACACACCCCCTCGCTTATGGTGAATCCTCTGGCTAATTtcttgctgtgttctcacatgggctcactcccACATTATCTGGGAGTGTTTACTAGGAGGCTGGAAGGAGAAACTACAGAGAATGTTCAGAAAAAAATGACTTTAATATttttgttctcacatacagcccctcaggATAATTTCAAGAGATTGTCAGGATTTTGGTGGATGCCTGAAAGTAGCTTtagtgtctttttttaattttttgttttaaatcagggGTTAAGTTGTTCACCAGTAGATCATCATGGTTAGTTTTCACTGCCTCCATGCTTGAGACTGCAGAGACACTAACACTGAGAAAAAAACCACTGACCAGCAGGTCCTTCTTCGAGGAGCTGGATGAAGCCTTTTTATGGCCATGAAGGTCATTGTACACAGAACTCTGTTCAGCCCAGAAAAAAGGAAGCTTGAGTAAGTCAAATGGCTGGAAGGAAGGCAGCAGTAATGAGGGAATAGATATACGTGTACATACAGTGGAGCGGGAACTCCTGAGGGCAGAGCTGGTGGAGAGGCTGTCAGACTGAAGAGAGAACAGGAGTCACGAGCATTAGGATCAAGTATCTGAGACGTGCAGCTGGTTCTGCCCAGTCAACAAACATTTCCTGTGTCTCACTAACACCAGGTTAGTTGTTCAGGTTGagtaacacaacacagcaacTGACAAAGCTAACCAATTATTTTAACAGATCCTATCAAGGCCACACAGAGGGAACAACACACATTTGTCACAGACAGGACCTTCCAATACAATGACTGTGTGATGGAAGTTAAGTAAAGAAATATGATGTCAAAAATGCAGACACAACCCAAAGACAAGCTTTTTTGTAACAGCGGGTGCAAATGCAATATCAGCCCTTATATTCTCTACTACTGACAATGTGTTCAAGAGCTTCTATACTGTTGCACATAACTCAGCACAGGTTGAGGGCCCAACATCTGTAAGCTTTGACTGCTGCTGAGCAAACACTTTTGAATATAAGTTAGTTCTGCTTAGCACAATAAAGTTATCGAGAACTCTGGTTACATGCTGAGAATCAATCAATATTCAACCTGTTGCCAGACTCCACACATGGTACATTTTGGtctcacacacatgcgcacacacacaacgcacCAGGGCATCTTTTCTACGCGAGCTGGATCGACTTAAACTAGAACCAAGGTCGCGTACTGCTGATGAAGTTGACTTCAAAGTAAAGAAACAGACaggaaaacattaacataaatcTTCTCCAGGACAACTTAAGTATGGACTAAGCTCAAAAGAACATAAATGTAATGTGCTTTCTGAACAAAACTATTGCTTTCACACGTCATCAGTGTGCCCTTATGAGAGCCAAGTCTTAATAAAACAGGCAGGGGTGTATTATGTACGCACCCTGTAGCTGCGGACTgacatgacatcatcatccAGCCCCTGTTAATGTGGAAACATGGAGTCACAGCAGAGAAGCAGACAGAGGGGTATGGGTGATGAGAGATTAACTGCTggattaaagaagaaaaaggagaagaaatgcaggaagacaaagaggatgtgtgtgagggagataCAGACCCGGTGCGGACGACTGCTGGACCTACTACTACTAGAGGTTCTGGCTTTTTCAGAGTCAGCCTGGGGTCAGGGAGGAAAGTTGATAAGAATTACAGAGTGAAAGTAGAAAGGCGTCACAAGGTTGAATAATGTCACTGCAAAACAGTTGCTATGTAAACCCCAAACCATGCTGTACAACTTCTGTCCTCATGTTTATAATCAAATGGATAAACATCCTCCACGGTTACTCACTTCAATCATAGCACCAAGATTAATGAAAAACTTGAATATTTTATTCTTCTGTATCTTAAATCAAAAGTGTGGCCTTTCAGTTTGAGCGCAAGACTTATACATTTTGTGTTCTGACTGGTTAATGTTTTCACTCATAACCCTGCCCTTGCACTCAAATGGCCCCTGCTTGGGCTTAGATTTGCTccgcttgtgctcaaactgtgaGCTTGCATTCAAAGTATTTTGCTGCTTGGATGGATATCCTGCTCTTGTCCTTGCTCACA
Proteins encoded in this window:
- the lrrfip2 gene encoding leucine-rich repeat flightless-interacting protein 2 isoform X10, coding for MGTQGTGRKRAPVKDRFSAEDEALSSIAREAEARLAAKRAARAEARDIRMRELERQQKEHSYHSSGSSNRKWGQIHQWMADSEKARTSSSSRSSSRPHRSDSLSTSSALRSSRSTSSVYNDLHGHKKASSSSSKKDLLTGLYHDQRNYTSLTKNKAPPSTSSYQPPPSTSTSTYQPRATTSSSSTTGTGLSRSHSMASICDDTGLYVSGYSSRAPSEYSCYSSCASSTRSSPASSSDDDTVSSVSQERFNRGRRDSVSSDFSDISESAADYFSRSNRRGSIVSDLDDLSIPDLDALDEKCDKQYTDYSRPSSRCATPSLSAATLASLGGTSSRRGSTDTGSVYDADTSLSELRDIYELKDQIQDVEGRYMQGLKELKESLAEVEEKYKKAMVSNAQLDNDKNNLIYQVDTLKDVIEEMEEQTSEMRRELEEKSKELERQKHTCTVLQHKQEELKEGIRQRDELIEESQRMQTKLDALTREVFDLQETINWKDRKIGALERQKEYFDCIRNERDELRDELADIKEKAKAGEKHGLVIIPEGTPNGDVNHEPLSSGITVVSQEAAQVLESAGDGPLDVRLRKLAEEKDELLAQIRKLKNQLEEERQKHSKVDSTFTDGERMENGTDLHFIEMQRDANRQISEFKFKLSKAEQEMGTMEQNINRLEGQVSRYKSASDNSEKIEDELKAEKRRLQRELRTALDKNEEMEMTNNHLVKRLEKMKANRNALLSQQ
- the lrrfip2 gene encoding leucine-rich repeat flightless-interacting protein 2 isoform X6 — encoded protein: MGTQGTGRKRAPVKDRFSAEDEALSSIAREAEARLAAKRAARAEARDIRMRELERQQKEHSYHSSGSSNRKWGQIHQWMADSEKARTSSSSRSSSRPHRSDSLSTSSALRSSRSTVCTRISIPSLLLPSFQPFDLLKLPFFWAEQSSVYNDLHGHKKASSSSSKKDLLTGLYHDQRNYTSLTKNKAPPSTSSYQPPPSTSTSTYQPRATTSSSSTTGTGLSRSHSMASICDDTGLYVSGYSSRAPSEYSCYSSCASSTRSSPASSSDDDTVSSVSQERFNRGRRDSVSSDFSDISESAADYFSRSNRRGSIVSDLDDLSIPDLDALDEKCDKQYTDYSRPSSRCATPSLSAATLASLGGTSSRRGSTDTGSVYDADTSLSELRDIYELKDQIQDVEGRYMQGLKELKESLAEVEEKYKKAMVSNAQLDNDKNNLIYQVDTLKDVIEEMEEQTSEMRRELEEKSKELERQKHTCTVLQHKQEELKEGIRQRDELIEESQRMQTKLDALTREVFDLQETINWKDRKIGALERQKEYFDCIRNERDELRDELADIKEKAKAGEKHGLVIIPEGTPNGDVNHEPLSSGITVVSQEAAQVLESAGDGPLDVRLRKLAEEKDELLAQIRKLKNQLEEERQKHSKVDSTFTDGERMENGTDLHFIEMQRDANRQISEFKFKLSKAEQEMGTMEQNINRLEGQVSRYKSASDNSEKIEDELKAEKRRLQRELRTALDKNEEMEMTNNHLVKRLEKMKANRNALLSQQ
- the lrrfip2 gene encoding leucine-rich repeat flightless-interacting protein 2 isoform X1, whose product is MGTQGTGRKRAPVKDRFSAEDEALSSIAREAEARLAAKRAARAEARDIRMRELERQQKEHSYHSSGSSNRKWGQIHQWMADSEKARTSSSSRSSSRPHRGLDDDVMSVRSYRSTSSAVRDLGSSLSRSSSRRKDALSDSLSTSSALRSSRSTVCTRISIPSLLLPSFQPFDLLKLPFFWAEQSSVYNDLHGHKKASSSSSKKDLLTGLYHDQRNYTSLTKNKAPPSTSSYQPPPSTSTSTYQPRATTSSSSTTGTGLSRSHSMASICDDTGLYVSGYSSRAPSEYSCYSSCASSTRSSPASSSDDDTVSSVSQERFNRGRRDSVSSDFSDISESAADYFSRSNRRGSIVSDLDDLSIPDLDALDEKCDKQYTDYSRPSSRCATPSLSAATLASLGGTSSRRGSTDTGSVYDADTSLSELRDIYELKDQIQDVEGRYMQGLKELKESLAEVEEKYKKAMVSNAQLDNDKNNLIYQVDTLKDVIEEMEEQTSEMRRELEEKSKELERQKHTCTVLQHKQEELKEGIRQRDELIEESQRMQTKLDALTREVFDLQETINWKDRKIGALERQKEYFDCIRNERDELRDELADIKEKAKAGEKHGLVIIPEGTPNGDVNHEPLSSGITVVSQEAAQVLESAGDGPLDVRLRKLAEEKDELLAQIRKLKNQLEEERQKHSKVDSTFTDGERMENGTDLHFIEMQRDANRQISEFKFKLSKAEQEMGTMEQNINRLEGQVSRYKSASDNSEKIEDELKAEKRRLQRELRTALDKNEEMEMTNNHLVKRLEKMKANRNALLSQQ
- the lrrfip2 gene encoding leucine-rich repeat flightless-interacting protein 2 isoform X8, whose protein sequence is MGTQGTGRKRAPVKDRFSAEDEALSSIAREAEARLAAKRAARAEARDIRMRELERQQKEHSYHSSGSSNRKWGQIHQWMADSEKARTSSSSRSSSRPHRGLDDDVMSVRSYRSTSSAVRDLGSSLSRSSSRRKDALSDSLSTSSALRSSRSTVCTRISIPSLLLPSFQPFDLLKLPFFWAEQSSVYNDLHGHKKASSSSSKKDLLTGLYHDQRNYTSLTKNKAPPSTSSYQPPPSTSTSTYQPRATTSSSSTTGTGLSRSHSMASICDDTGLYVSGYSSRAPSEYSCYSSCASSTRSSPASSSDDDTVSSVSQERFNRGRRDSVSSDFSDISESAADYFSRSNRRGSIVSDLDDLSIPDLDALDEKCDKQYTDYSRPSSRCATPSLSAATLASLGGTSSRRGSTDTGSVYDADTSLSELRESLAEVEEKYKKAMVSNAQLDNDKNNLIYQVDTLKDVIEEMEEQTSEMRRELEEKSKELERQKHTCTVLQHKQEELKEGIRQRDELIEALERQKEYFDCIRNERDELRDELADIKEKAKAGEKHGLVIIPEGTPNGDVNHEPLSSGITVVSQEAAQVLESAGDGPLDVRLRKLAEEKDELLAQIRKLKNQLEEERQKHSKVDSTFTDGERMENGTDLHFIEMQRDANRQISEFKFKLSKAEQEMGTMEQNINRLEGQVSRYKSASDNSEKIEDELKAEKRRLQRELRTALDKNEEMEMTNNHLVKRLEKMKANRNALLSQQ
- the lrrfip2 gene encoding leucine-rich repeat flightless-interacting protein 2 isoform X12, producing MGTQGTGRKRAPVKDRFSAEDEALSSIAREAEARLAAKRAARAEARDIRMRELERQQKEHSYHSSGSSNRKWGQIHQWMADSEKARTSSSSRSSSRPHRGLDDDVMSVRSYRSTSSAVRDLGSSLSRSSSRRKDALSDSLSTSSALRSSRSTVCTRISIPSLLLPSFQPFDLLKLPFFWAEQSSVYNDLHGHKKASSSSSKKDLLTGLYHDQRNYTSLTKNKAPPSTSSYQPPPSTSTSTYQPRATTSSSSTTGTGLSRSHSMASICDDTGLYVSGYSSRAPSEYSCYSSCASSTRSSPASSSDDDTVSSVSQERFNRGRRDSVSSDFSDISESAADYFSRSNRRGSIVSDLDDLSIPDLDALDEKCDKQYTDYSRPSSRCATPSLSAATLASLGGTSSRRGSTDTGSVYDADTSLSELRESLAEVEEKYKKAMVSNAQLDNDKNNLIYQVDTLKDVIEEMEEQTSEMRRELEEKSKELERQKHTCTVLQHKQEELKEGIRQRDELIEKHGLVIIPEGTPNGDVNHEPLSSGITVVSQEAAQVLESAGDGPLDVRLRKLAEEKDELLAQIRKLKNQLEEERQKHSKVDSTFTDGERMENGTDLHFIEMQRDANRQISEFKFKLSKAEQEMGTMEQNINRLEGQVSRYKSASDNSEKIEDELKAEKRRLQRELRTALDKNEEMEMTNNHLVKRLEKMKANRNALLSQQ